In Juglans microcarpa x Juglans regia isolate MS1-56 chromosome 7D, Jm3101_v1.0, whole genome shotgun sequence, the following are encoded in one genomic region:
- the LOC121238495 gene encoding protein VASCULAR ASSOCIATED DEATH 1, chloroplastic isoform X2, whose protein sequence is MAVVSESAKRIEVSEPKDASPSGLAADAASESSLIARSSFSADTPDRNDSSNSSPNPYKDAEAQSPALLRSEEYRQLFRLPPDDVLVEDFNCALQENILIQGHMYLFVHHICFYSNIFGFETKKIIPFHEVTGVRRAKTAGIFPNAIEIVTGGKKHFFASFLSRDEAFKIINDGWLNHSNGANGATEQQESASESSSQENGGVLIERVKCFESPAHESDSPDRNKDPPVLNDSLPINVEDETVTATASEQQDNVGDAEPVLNAEPSSSIQTLIWKHENIAAPKIPEFYTKVAESKIPIKVEDFFSFFFTDDAFSFTESFHKRCGDKEFRSSSWYPHDKYGHARDVSFQHPIKIYFGAKFGSCQEIQKFRVYRNSHLVIETSQEISDVPYSDYFRVEGLWDVERDADGSKECCMLRIYVNVAFSKKTVFKGKIVQSTVEECREAYSTWISMAHELLKQKTLENKEEGGAADSMIQNGEGHLEGEARTGESSERSCESSEHMRMQQISEPTVANHQVGNLLQGNFVDATSLASWLREFIVKLGSLKSQNHISVLAIIIFAVIFLMQLSILVLLARPQHIHVNPQADYMNSMGSGVGGRSSEAMAWMEKRIHHLKDEMYMVESRLERMRHEHALLKAELKDLEHRSKQR, encoded by the exons ATGGCGGTGGTCTCGGAGAGCGCGAAGAGGATCGAGGTTTCCGAGCCGAAGGACGCGTCCCCTTCCGGATTGGCCGCTGACGCGGCATCTGAATCCTCATTGATCGCTCGGTCCTCCTTCTCCGCCGATACACCCGATCGTAACGACTCTTCCAATTCTTCTCCAAATCCTTACAAAGATGCCGAAGCTCAG TCTCCAGCACTATTGAGGAGTGAAGAGTATCGACAATTGTTTCGTCTTCCACCCGATGAT GTCCTTGTTGAAGATTTTAATTGTGCTTTACAGGAGAACATACTTATTCAg GGTCATATGTACCTGTTTGTTCACCATATTTGCTTTTACTCGAACATATTTGGATTTGAGACAAAG AAAATAATCCCTTTCCATGAAGTCACTGGTGTACGAAGGGCAAAGACAGCAGGGATCTTCCCTAATGCCATAGAAATTGTTACCGGAGGCAAAAAG CACTTCTTTGCATCTTTTCTGTCCCGTGATGAAGCTTTCAAGATCATAAATGATGGATGGTTGAATCATAGCAATGGTGCCAATGGAGCTACAGAACAACAG GAATCAGCATCTGAATCAAGCAGCCAGGAGAATGGAGGGGTTCTAATTGAAAGGGTCAAGTGCTTTGAAAGCCCAGCCCATGAATCAGACTCTCCGGACAG GAATAAGGATCCTCCTGTATTAAATGATTCGCTGCCTATCAATGTTGAAGATGAAACAGTAACAGCAACAGCTTCAGAGCAGCAAGATAATGTAGGGGATGCTGAACCAGTTCTAAATGCCGAACCTTCATCTTCAATTCAGACTTTGATATGGAAGCACGAGAATATTGCTGCCCCCAAGA TACCAGAATTTTATACAAAGGTTGCAGAATCAAAGATTCCG ATAAAAGTAGAGGacttctttagtttctttttcacaGATGATGCTTTTAGTTTCACCGAATCATTTCATAAAAGATGCGGAGATAAAG AGTTTCGGAGCAGCTCTTGGTATCCTCATGACAAATATGGGCATGCCCGTGACGTGTCCTTTCAACATccgataaaaatatattttg GTGCAAAGTTTGGTAGCTGCCAAGAGATCCAGAAATTTCGAGTTTATAGAAACAG TCATTTGGTCATCGAGACATCACAAGAAATCAGTGATGTGCCCTATTCAGATTATTTCCGTGTTGAG GGGCTTTGGGATGTGGAGAGAGATGCTGATGGGTCGAAAGAATGCTGCATGTTGCGTATATATGTCAATGTGgcattttccaaaaaaactGTATTTAAAG GCAAAATAGTGCAGTCTACCGTTGAAGAATGTCGAGAGGCATACTCAACCTGGATAAGCATG GCACATGAATTGTTGAAGCAAAAGACTCTTGAAAACAAAGAAG AGGGAGGTGCTGCTGATAGCATGATTCAGAATGGTGAAGGTCACTTGGAGGGTGAAGCGAGGACAGGAGAATCTTCTGAAAGGTCATGTGAATCAAGTGAACATATGAGAATGCAGCAGATATCTGAACCCACGGTTGCAAACCACCAAGTTGGAAATCTCTTGCAAGGAAATTTCGTTGATGCTACATCCCTGGCATCTTGGCTAAGAGAATTTATAGTGAAGTTAGGATCCTTGAAAAGCCAAAACCATATTTCAGTACTTGCAATTATCATTTTTGCTGTAATTTTCTTGATGCAG TTGAGCATACTTGTGCTATTAGCTAGGCCTCAACACATTCATGTGAACCCCCAAGCCGACTACATGAATAGCATGGGCAGTGGAGTGGGTGGAAGATCCTCCGAAGCAATGGCTTGGATGGAAAAGCGAATTCACCACCTTAAAGATGAGATGTACATGGTTGAGTCTCGGCTTGAGAGGATGCGACATGAGCATGCACTACTGAAAGCAGAACTGAAAGACCTTGAGCACCGTAGTAAGCAAAGATAG
- the LOC121238495 gene encoding protein VASCULAR ASSOCIATED DEATH 1, chloroplastic isoform X1 — MAVVSESAKRIEVSEPKDASPSGLAADAASESSLIARSSFSADTPDRNDSSNSSPNPYKDAEAQSPALLRSEEYRQLFRLPPDDVLVEDFNCALQENILIQGHMYLFVHHICFYSNIFGFETKKIIPFHEVTGVRRAKTAGIFPNAIEIVTGGKKYQLQCLNPLIIWQHFFASFLSRDEAFKIINDGWLNHSNGANGATEQQESASESSSQENGGVLIERVKCFESPAHESDSPDRNKDPPVLNDSLPINVEDETVTATASEQQDNVGDAEPVLNAEPSSSIQTLIWKHENIAAPKIPEFYTKVAESKIPIKVEDFFSFFFTDDAFSFTESFHKRCGDKEFRSSSWYPHDKYGHARDVSFQHPIKIYFGAKFGSCQEIQKFRVYRNSHLVIETSQEISDVPYSDYFRVEGLWDVERDADGSKECCMLRIYVNVAFSKKTVFKGKIVQSTVEECREAYSTWISMAHELLKQKTLENKEEGGAADSMIQNGEGHLEGEARTGESSERSCESSEHMRMQQISEPTVANHQVGNLLQGNFVDATSLASWLREFIVKLGSLKSQNHISVLAIIIFAVIFLMQLSILVLLARPQHIHVNPQADYMNSMGSGVGGRSSEAMAWMEKRIHHLKDEMYMVESRLERMRHEHALLKAELKDLEHRSKQR, encoded by the exons ATGGCGGTGGTCTCGGAGAGCGCGAAGAGGATCGAGGTTTCCGAGCCGAAGGACGCGTCCCCTTCCGGATTGGCCGCTGACGCGGCATCTGAATCCTCATTGATCGCTCGGTCCTCCTTCTCCGCCGATACACCCGATCGTAACGACTCTTCCAATTCTTCTCCAAATCCTTACAAAGATGCCGAAGCTCAG TCTCCAGCACTATTGAGGAGTGAAGAGTATCGACAATTGTTTCGTCTTCCACCCGATGAT GTCCTTGTTGAAGATTTTAATTGTGCTTTACAGGAGAACATACTTATTCAg GGTCATATGTACCTGTTTGTTCACCATATTTGCTTTTACTCGAACATATTTGGATTTGAGACAAAG AAAATAATCCCTTTCCATGAAGTCACTGGTGTACGAAGGGCAAAGACAGCAGGGATCTTCCCTAATGCCATAGAAATTGTTACCGGAGGCAAAAAG TATCAGCTGCAATGTCTTAATCCACTTATTATTTGGCAGCACTTCTTTGCATCTTTTCTGTCCCGTGATGAAGCTTTCAAGATCATAAATGATGGATGGTTGAATCATAGCAATGGTGCCAATGGAGCTACAGAACAACAG GAATCAGCATCTGAATCAAGCAGCCAGGAGAATGGAGGGGTTCTAATTGAAAGGGTCAAGTGCTTTGAAAGCCCAGCCCATGAATCAGACTCTCCGGACAG GAATAAGGATCCTCCTGTATTAAATGATTCGCTGCCTATCAATGTTGAAGATGAAACAGTAACAGCAACAGCTTCAGAGCAGCAAGATAATGTAGGGGATGCTGAACCAGTTCTAAATGCCGAACCTTCATCTTCAATTCAGACTTTGATATGGAAGCACGAGAATATTGCTGCCCCCAAGA TACCAGAATTTTATACAAAGGTTGCAGAATCAAAGATTCCG ATAAAAGTAGAGGacttctttagtttctttttcacaGATGATGCTTTTAGTTTCACCGAATCATTTCATAAAAGATGCGGAGATAAAG AGTTTCGGAGCAGCTCTTGGTATCCTCATGACAAATATGGGCATGCCCGTGACGTGTCCTTTCAACATccgataaaaatatattttg GTGCAAAGTTTGGTAGCTGCCAAGAGATCCAGAAATTTCGAGTTTATAGAAACAG TCATTTGGTCATCGAGACATCACAAGAAATCAGTGATGTGCCCTATTCAGATTATTTCCGTGTTGAG GGGCTTTGGGATGTGGAGAGAGATGCTGATGGGTCGAAAGAATGCTGCATGTTGCGTATATATGTCAATGTGgcattttccaaaaaaactGTATTTAAAG GCAAAATAGTGCAGTCTACCGTTGAAGAATGTCGAGAGGCATACTCAACCTGGATAAGCATG GCACATGAATTGTTGAAGCAAAAGACTCTTGAAAACAAAGAAG AGGGAGGTGCTGCTGATAGCATGATTCAGAATGGTGAAGGTCACTTGGAGGGTGAAGCGAGGACAGGAGAATCTTCTGAAAGGTCATGTGAATCAAGTGAACATATGAGAATGCAGCAGATATCTGAACCCACGGTTGCAAACCACCAAGTTGGAAATCTCTTGCAAGGAAATTTCGTTGATGCTACATCCCTGGCATCTTGGCTAAGAGAATTTATAGTGAAGTTAGGATCCTTGAAAAGCCAAAACCATATTTCAGTACTTGCAATTATCATTTTTGCTGTAATTTTCTTGATGCAG TTGAGCATACTTGTGCTATTAGCTAGGCCTCAACACATTCATGTGAACCCCCAAGCCGACTACATGAATAGCATGGGCAGTGGAGTGGGTGGAAGATCCTCCGAAGCAATGGCTTGGATGGAAAAGCGAATTCACCACCTTAAAGATGAGATGTACATGGTTGAGTCTCGGCTTGAGAGGATGCGACATGAGCATGCACTACTGAAAGCAGAACTGAAAGACCTTGAGCACCGTAGTAAGCAAAGATAG
- the LOC121238495 gene encoding protein VASCULAR ASSOCIATED DEATH 1, chloroplastic isoform X3: protein MAVVSESAKRIEVSEPKDASPSGLAADAASESSLIARSSFSADTPDRNDSSNSSPNPYKDAEAQSPALLRSEEYRQLFRLPPDDVLVEDFNCALQENILIQGHMYLFVHHICFYSNIFGFETKKIIPFHEVTGVRRAKTAGIFPNAIEIVTGGKKYQLQCLNPLIIWQHFFASFLSRDEAFKIINDGWLNHSNGANGATEQQESASESSSQENGGVLIERVKCFESPAHESDSPDRNKDPPVLNDSLPINVEDETVTATASEQQDNVGDAEPVLNAEPSSSIQTLIWKHENIAAPKIPEFYTKVAESKIPIKVEDFFSFFFTDDAFSFTESFHKRCGDKEFRSSSWYPHDKYGHARDVSFQHPIKIYFGAKFGSCQEIQKFRVYRNSHLVIETSQEISDVPYSDYFRVEGLWDVERDADGSKECCMLRIYVNVAFSKKTVFKGKIVQSTVEECREAYSTWISMAHELLKQKTLENKEGCAVREVLLIA from the exons ATGGCGGTGGTCTCGGAGAGCGCGAAGAGGATCGAGGTTTCCGAGCCGAAGGACGCGTCCCCTTCCGGATTGGCCGCTGACGCGGCATCTGAATCCTCATTGATCGCTCGGTCCTCCTTCTCCGCCGATACACCCGATCGTAACGACTCTTCCAATTCTTCTCCAAATCCTTACAAAGATGCCGAAGCTCAG TCTCCAGCACTATTGAGGAGTGAAGAGTATCGACAATTGTTTCGTCTTCCACCCGATGAT GTCCTTGTTGAAGATTTTAATTGTGCTTTACAGGAGAACATACTTATTCAg GGTCATATGTACCTGTTTGTTCACCATATTTGCTTTTACTCGAACATATTTGGATTTGAGACAAAG AAAATAATCCCTTTCCATGAAGTCACTGGTGTACGAAGGGCAAAGACAGCAGGGATCTTCCCTAATGCCATAGAAATTGTTACCGGAGGCAAAAAG TATCAGCTGCAATGTCTTAATCCACTTATTATTTGGCAGCACTTCTTTGCATCTTTTCTGTCCCGTGATGAAGCTTTCAAGATCATAAATGATGGATGGTTGAATCATAGCAATGGTGCCAATGGAGCTACAGAACAACAG GAATCAGCATCTGAATCAAGCAGCCAGGAGAATGGAGGGGTTCTAATTGAAAGGGTCAAGTGCTTTGAAAGCCCAGCCCATGAATCAGACTCTCCGGACAG GAATAAGGATCCTCCTGTATTAAATGATTCGCTGCCTATCAATGTTGAAGATGAAACAGTAACAGCAACAGCTTCAGAGCAGCAAGATAATGTAGGGGATGCTGAACCAGTTCTAAATGCCGAACCTTCATCTTCAATTCAGACTTTGATATGGAAGCACGAGAATATTGCTGCCCCCAAGA TACCAGAATTTTATACAAAGGTTGCAGAATCAAAGATTCCG ATAAAAGTAGAGGacttctttagtttctttttcacaGATGATGCTTTTAGTTTCACCGAATCATTTCATAAAAGATGCGGAGATAAAG AGTTTCGGAGCAGCTCTTGGTATCCTCATGACAAATATGGGCATGCCCGTGACGTGTCCTTTCAACATccgataaaaatatattttg GTGCAAAGTTTGGTAGCTGCCAAGAGATCCAGAAATTTCGAGTTTATAGAAACAG TCATTTGGTCATCGAGACATCACAAGAAATCAGTGATGTGCCCTATTCAGATTATTTCCGTGTTGAG GGGCTTTGGGATGTGGAGAGAGATGCTGATGGGTCGAAAGAATGCTGCATGTTGCGTATATATGTCAATGTGgcattttccaaaaaaactGTATTTAAAG GCAAAATAGTGCAGTCTACCGTTGAAGAATGTCGAGAGGCATACTCAACCTGGATAAGCATG GCACATGAATTGTTGAAGCAAAAGACTCTTGAAAACAAAGAAGGTTGTGCTGTT AGGGAGGTGCTGCTGATAGCATGA
- the LOC121238496 gene encoding beta-1,3-galactosyltransferase sqv-2-like — protein sequence MRRRQLILVVFPSLFLFFFFLYFSFVLFNARVASPSISKSKLAETPDLQHKQFSLLIGILTCPDKYERRHFLRLVYGIQASPLADIDVKFVFCNLTKAEQRAFIALEILRFNDIIILNCTENMNSGKTYTYFSSLPRIIPRRYDYVMKADDDVFIRLAPLAFSLEPLPRLDMYYGFVIPCSSKNPFVDYMSGMGFLLSWDIVEWIGNSKIPENDTYGPEDKLVGKWLKIGNKAKNRYSNKPAMYDYPGANGRCSHELIPETVAVHRLKRWDQWLHVLEFFNVTKELMNKRSKLYHM from the coding sequence ATGCGAAGGAGGCAGCTAATCCTAGTCgtatttccctctctcttcctcttcttcttcttcctatacTTCTCCTTTGTCTTATTCAACGCCCGAGTTGCATCCCCTTCGATTTCCAAATCCAAACTTGCTGAAACCCCTGATCTGCAGCATAAACAGTTCAGTCTCTTGATTGGAATCTTAACCTGCCCGGATAAGTATGAACGCCGCCATTTCCTTCGCCTCGTCTATGGGATCCAAGCATCTCCCCTAGCCGACATAGACGTGAAGTTTGTCTTCTGCAACCTCACAAAAGCTGAGCAAAGAGCATTCATAGCTCTAGAAATCCTTCGTTTCAATGACATTATCATCCTCAATTGCACCGAGAACATGAACAGCGGCAAGACCTACACTTATTTTTCTTCCCTCCCACGCATCATTCCGAGGCGTTATGACTATGTCATGAAGGCAGACGATGATGTTTTCATCAGGCTTGCACCATTGGCATTTTCCCTCGAGCCGTTGCCTAGGTTAGACATGTATTATGGATTTGTAATTCCATGCAGTAGCAAGAATCCTTTCGTGGATTACATGTCGGGGATGGGGTTTTTGTTGTCGTGGGACATTGTTGAGTGGATAGGGAATTCTAAGATCCCCGAAAACGACACCTATGGCCCTGAAGATAAATTGGTTGGGAAATGGTTGAAGATAGGAAATAAGGCAAAGAACCGATATTCTAACAAGCCGGCCATGTATGACTACCCGGGAGCAAACGGCAGGTGCTCGCATGAGCTTATACCAGAGACGGTAGCTGTTCATCGATTAAAAAGGTGGGATCAATGGCTGCATGTGCTTGAGTTTTTCAATGTAACCAAAGAACTCATGAATAAGCGTTCCAAACTCTATCATATGTAA
- the LOC121238497 gene encoding serine/threonine-protein kinase D6PK-like, whose product MEKFPESKALAGKVRIASEVSKERMTSVGEFGQLSNACRLLQLSNAREVGQLSNVREVSNARIAPVRELGQLSNARMASVKEVGQIPNVRMVLVRDDVGRSDARDSQDSDSPAPVRTWKGKASLPEHEELVPYALTFFKGSEKSYEEGGPSSFSGASHPPEPVDIDLMRTVYVPIGQNKSEAGCLMKSLSMKGPFLEDLSIRVPPKKPGPVVLSPTESLVEEPNDVGALSSPFSVPRASQNTENSLLPADSEEKECVWDASLPPSGNVSPHSSIDSIGVVTAMSVVNSCASTYRSDAIMSDGMLSLERNCESTKGSIRGDSLESEKTSVSRASDSSGLSDDSNWSNITGSANKPHKGNDPRWKAILAIRSRDGILGMSHFRLLKRLGCGDIGSVYLSELSGTRCYFAMKVMDKASLASRKKLTRAQTEREILQLLDHPFLPTLYTHFETDRFSCLVMEYCPGGDLHTLRQRQPGKHFSEYAARFYAAEVLLALEYLHMLGVVYRDLKPENVLVRDDGHIMLSDFDLSLRCTVSPTLIKTSFDYDPSKRSAGGAFCVQPACIEPSSVCIQPACFIPRLFPQKSKKNRRPRGEPGLLSRTLPELVAEPTAARSMSFVGTHEYLAPEIIKGEGHGSAVDWWTFGIFLHELLYGKTPFKGSGNRATLFNVVGQQLKFPDSPATSYASRDLIRGLLVKEPQHRLGVKRGATEIKQHPFFEGVNWALIRCSTPPEVPRPMETELPGKFGAVDTVGVVGSSSKRMVGTDVKSGGKYLDFEFF is encoded by the exons ATGGAGAAGTTTCCAGAATCAAAGGCACTTGCTGGAAAAGTGCGGATTGCCAGTGAAGTCTCAAAGGAACGTATGACTTCAGTAGGAGAATTTGGACAGCTCTCAAATGCATGCCGGCTACTTCAGCTATCAAATGCACGCGAGGTAGGTCAGCTTTCAAATGTGCGAGAGGTATCAAACGCACGTATTGCCCCAGTGAGAGAATTGGGTCAGTTATCCAATGCACGTATGGCTTCTGTAAAAGAAGTGGGTCAGATTCCAAATGTGCGCATGGTGTTGGTAAGAGACGATGTGGGCAGATCTGATGCGAGGGACTCTCAAGATTCAGATTCACCTGCACCTGTAAGAACATGGAAAGGAAAAGCGTCTTTGCCTGAACATGAAGAACTTGTGCCTTACGCCCTTACATTTTTTAAGGGCAGTGAGAAGTCTTATGAGGAAGGTGGTCCTAGTTCATTTTCTGGTGCTAGTCATCCCCCTGAACCTGTTGATATAGATTTAATGAGAACAGTTTACGTACCAATAGGTCAAAACAAATCTGAGGCTGGATGCTTAATGAAGAGCTTGTCTATGAAGGGTCCTTTTCTAGAAGATCTTTCGATCAGGGTTCCACCTAAGAAACCCGGCCCAGTTGTTCTTTCACCTACTGAGAGTTTGGTCGAGGAACCAAATGACGTGGGTGCATTGTCTTCACCTTTCTCAGTTCCCCGTGCATCACAAAATACAGAAAATTCTCTTCTTCCCGCTGATTCTGAGGAGAAGGAATGTGTATGGGATGCTTCTTTGCCTCCAAGCGGCAATGTAAGCCCACATAGTAGCATTGATAGTATTGGTGTTGTGACAGCTATGAGTGTTGTCAATAGCTGTGCCAGTACATATAGGAGTGATGCAATCATGAGTGATGGAATGCTTAGTTTGGAGAGGAACTGTGAGAGTACAAAAGGGAGCATTAGAGGGGATTCACTTGAAAGTGAAAAAACTAGTGTTAGTCGGGCAAGCGATAGTAGTGGGCTTAGTGATGATAGCAATTGGAGCAACATTACTGGGAGTGCTAATAAGCCTCACAAAGGAAATGACCCAAGGTGGAAGGCTATCCTTGCCATCCGATCAAGGGACGGAATTTTGGGCATGAGTCATTTTAGATTGCTTAAGCGGCTTGGTTGTGGTGATATTGGCAGCGTGTATCTCTCAGAGCTGAGTGGAACTCGTTGTTATTTTGCAATGAAAGTAATGGACAAGGCATCCCTTGCGAGCAGGAAGAAACTGACTAGGGCTCAGACAGAAAGGGAGATTTTACAGTTGCTGGACCATCCATTCCTTCCAACTTTATATACACATTTTGAGACGGACAGGTTCTCTTGTTTAGTCATGGAATATTGCCCAGGGGGTGATCTGCACACTTTGAGGCAGCGGCAACCTGGGAAACATTTCTCGGAGTATGCTGCACG ATTTTATGCTGCTGAGGTTCTCTTGGCCCTTGAGTATCTTCACATGCTTGGAGTTGTCTACAGGGACTTAAAACCTGAAAATGTGCTGGTTCGTGATGATGGCCATATAATGCTTTCAGACTTCGACCTTTCCCTAAGATGTACTGTTTCACCGACCCTGATAAAAACCTCTTTTGATTATGACCCTTCAAAACGGTCAGCTGGTGGTGCATTTTGCGTTCAACCTGCTTGTATCGAGCCTTCTTCAGTATGCATCCAGCCTGCTTGTTTTATTCCACGGCTCTTCCCtcaaaaaagcaagaaaaaccGAAGACCACGAGGTGAGCCTGGGTTGCTATCCAGGACGCTTCCAGAGCTTGTTGCAGAGCCTACTGCAGCACGATCTATGTCTTTTGTTGGAACCCATGAATACCTAGCCCCAGAAATTATAAAGGGAGAAGGCCATGGCAGTGCAGTTGATTGGTGGACATTTGGCATTTTCTTGCACGAATTATTGTATGGCAAAACCCCATTCAAAGGCTCTGGAAACCGTGCCACACTGTTTAATGTGGTGGGGCAGCAGCTCAAATTCCCAGACTCACCAGCAACCAGCTATGCGAGTCGGGATCTCATCCGGGGCTTGTTGGTTAAGGAGCCGCAGCATAGGCTTGGGGTGAAGAGGGGTGCCACTGAGATCAAGCAGCACCCCTTCTTTGAAGGTGTTAATTGGGCTCTAATACGATGCAGCACACCACCAGAAGTGCCAAGACCAATGGAAACCGAACTTCCCGGGAAGTTTGGAGCAGTTGACACAGTTGGGGTTGTTGGTAGTAGCAGTAAAAGGATGGTAGGAACAGACGTGAAGTCTGGGGGTAAGTATCTGGACTTCGAGTTCTTTTAG